Genomic segment of Populus trichocarpa isolate Nisqually-1 chromosome 12, P.trichocarpa_v4.1, whole genome shotgun sequence:
CTATGACACAattgacagaggaatcagagtagatcctcactatggtctcgttgaaatcaactcaaaagctagacaccgtaacgtaaacgacgtctttgttttcgcaaagcaatgccaacaagtttattacacatacacctcttcctttagaaaggaccgatcaagagttgattggttatccgttataaaaacaaaacccaagggtcgtgtcgaggttgttcaggatgagaacgaagacacaagtgtgatagatgaagtctttcaagctagtgagttggttgaaccatatcgagttgctccttcgattgacttagaaaaaaattcaaattttcgtgttttcaatgatagtcttgttgatgttgacgcagaggagttaaATGctgttctgagctctactagtggacaaaagaatgttgttgaagaagatgataacgaaattgaagagtgcgatgaagctgatgataacaattcaattgaggacgaagatgaaaattccgactaactaaacatgttctaaagccttatttttataatgtaataatttggaacatgaaatatttattcttctttaatggtcagcTCTTGTTATTGTGCTGCGTGTGttgtaagattgcaattcaagattttgtgacacggttacagaaaaaaataagaaaaatttacggtttcaccgacgggtaCACCGACGGCATACAACCTgttggtatttcacagagagttgaaaacaaattacgggattgtgccactttcaccgacggactaaaacccgtcggtatttcacagagagttgcaaaaaaattataggattgtgccacaatcaccgacggaatcaccgacggacttacgCACATCCTGAAGTGCACGCATGTcagacacgtgtccgtctgtacaaataccgatggattttccgacggatcgaaaagtctggtgggattttcgaacttttttggtgcgcatttcaattaatttccgagggtattaccgacggaatttaatgccaccgacaacaattaatttccgtcggtaattccgttggaaAAATTGCCATATAAAACTCCCCCTCCCCctatttggttcattttttctctggctccgtttctcttcttctccatttctcttctcctctccggTTGCATTTGGCTTTTTTAAGAGATTTACCCCtatttggtggtagttttaaaaggtatgtattcttttttctttatctttgtatttttttaattttaatcatgattattttttttggtgttctttgttttgtgtattgtttgtagataaaatcttaaattcaacacactattaaggtaagcattttttattcccaaatttattttgaattgatatagtgttttttagttttgtgtattgtttgttttgtgtttaggttgttttgtatagtgttttttagttttttcattttatttattaattttatgatattattgtttgtattgctataattgttattgttgaatttatgttaaaaatattaatttatatatagaattacatttaattagtttatcttaatttaggatattattgtttacctgtcattgttattgcttgtaactctaagtaccaatttaacaatgaatgttcatagttgaaattgattcttttacttgaatttcgttatatgatgttattgaataaaatgttttgtgttgatgatgagttgggttgagatccaggatgattggattgggatgtgaaataaaattggaagtgtaatatgattttgtcgataacttgggacccccaGTAttggggagactctgtcgaatttttttttaaataatcgaagttaattatgtaattattcgtataaatttgtgtagatgcgtagaatgaaatctataGCACGTcatcagaagacggttgcagctagttcttctagcagcgaggaggacgtatccttaggtgctgatcacaaCGAGGAATCTACgtcaacttgtgatgctgcctcttctagcgcggtttcacagcgcggaagcggtgtgccttcacagcggggtcaattcacccgcaagtaccaggcacaatggaaagatgacctctcaatgtaagtttgtttaggttttactttttttttatatatatacttataacataagttatgaacaactaattaatattattacttttatttaatttcaggttcacaaacattgaggctgcaagggctataacattggcgtttaaatcgtcgatggagattccattgtttcaatggagctaggtttccaaacattctgagtggaaacctaatatcgatgcatggtttaagcgatttcaggtcggtgttagtttttaattttcagcttatttttaataaataatttttataattttatatcttgtaatatttttattttatatgaattatttatatacacagaacaaatttgagtgggatagggcgaacaaaaatgttgtgaggagggtatagGAGAATCaagcggcaactaggtaacatcgaaaataatatttatttttgttttataattttatgttttaaattctaatttgttactatggaagtaggttgcatgatttttagtatgacacccaaaaaaaataaaagagaaacgcgagggataacggtcttgaaggatggaatgaggtggcggtttggcgaGAATTCAAACTgtcattcatctcgggggaaatatggacgacatatattgagcacgtgacctcagagcggttctcatggcgctcacagtccggcgccGACAACCAGAACcgacaaattcatggttcggtgaccacgcacattGGCGGATTCGTCctattcagcgcacatgcaaagcagatggtaagattaattttaatgaaatatatcgttaattaatttgtcattcCTTATTAaataactttcaacctattttttccttacaggctgcgtctcttggacgtgggCCGAGTCCAATTGAGCCTGTTTggagagacgcatgtgcggagtcaagatcGCCAAAAGGGGATGCAACAGTTTGTGGACAACCGTGATcagcactttgtggtatgttcgttcattcattttattttgtaagttattattttcttaaattgcatcttgaattgcatatgatgattttttaaaaaaatttcaggagACCTGTAATAgctggttgagggagagatatggggacaatcctttgacccatccagatttcgatccagatttgtggatggaggtgggatcgtttggtggacccgataaaaatcgggtctacgggctctccaacactacggctgaaaacttgcgttcggctcgtagtgtctcaaccgttgggagcactccatcagtatcgagcacccagtctgaAGAGCTCACTgccttgaaaaaacaatatcaacaactctcgacgaattataaTGAGCTCCGTCacatagtcatggagatgagatcaaagatgggtgatgatactTGTGCAGGGTCTTTTTGGCCGtacggtcccgggaacaaccagcctcctcctcctcctccagctccgccgctatcctagtttaattttgttttttaaacacattaatttgtaatgaatatttggatgaatattatttaacattattttaatatttttaatgtttaatccaattttatttgtttattagagttttactattaataaattatttttttatatattttaaatagataccgacggctttaccgacggatattatccgtcagtgattcacagagagttgctaaacaattaccagccatgccatcattaccgacggataatatccgtcggtgataaCATACAGACGGCTTTACCGACgaatattatccgtcggtatttcacagagagttgccacaCAATTACCAccgatgccataattaccgacggattgtcCATCGGTAATTACCGTTGAAAATTCAGACGGATTTATTTTGTCGGTAATGTTCTcgccgaattttttttttttggcgcacGTATCTGTCTGTAAAACCGTcggtgggttgttttttttatttgcgacagaattagcgatGGAAAGGGGAATTAGCGACGACTattataccgacggacgtgttcCGTTGGTGAGgtcgtcggtaattatttcaccGACGGAGTTCATTCCTGTCACCGACATaatgagtccgtcggtaaaactgtttaatagTGTAGTGATTGTTCATTCGACGAACTGACCGTGGTGTTGTTCTTCTAttaatatatgttgatgatatgataATAACAGGAGATGATGCTTCCGATATTTCTGAAGTTCAACACCATCTTAGTCAGCATTTTGAGATGAAAGATCTTGGTCATCTTAGCTATTTTCTGGGTCTTGAAGTTTCTCAATCTTCTGAAGGCTATTACTTGTCACAAGCCAAGTATACATCTGATTTACTTTCTCGTGCTGTGCTGGCGTCACTGACAACAAAACATAGTACACACCCCTGGAAATCAATTGCAAACTTACACCTCTAGATGACACTCCTCTTGCTAATCCTACTTTGTATCGACAACTTGTTGAGAGTCTTGTTTATCTCACTGCTACTCGACCTGACATCTCATATGCTATTCATTTAGTAAGTCAGTTCATGTCTGCCCCTCGCTCCACTCACTTCTCTGCAGTGCTTCGGATACTTCGTTACCTTAAAGGCACTCTCTTTTATGGTTTACACTTCTCTGCCAACTCCTCATTAGTGTTGTCTTGCTACTCTGATGCTGATTGGGGTAGAAATCCAACTGATCGTCGGTCTACAACTGGATATTGTTTCTTCCTGGGCGATTCTCTTATCTCTTGGCgtagcaaaaaaacaaactgtTGTTGCTCGCTCTAGTGCCGAATCTGAATATCATGCTATTGCAGATGCTTCCTCTGAATTAATTTGGTTGCGGTGGCTATTAACTGACATGGGTGTTCCACATTCTTCTGCTACTATGCTTCATTGTGATAATAGAAGTGCTATACATATTTCTCATAATGATGTATTTCATGAGCGTACAAAACACATCGAGATTGATTGTCATTTTGTACGACATCATGTTTCTCATAGCACCATAAGATTGGTTTCTGTCTCCTCTGAACAACAAACAGCTGATATCTTCACCAAAACACTTCTTCCAGGTCATTTCCAGGATCTCTTAAGCAAACTAAAGATGGCATCTACTATACCACCTTGAGTTTGAAGAAGGGTGTTAGCGTGATTACTAGATATCCACACAGAATTTGCTTGATTGTAGGAGATTTGTCTTGCACAATATTAGCAACCATATCAAGCAAATGTATCTGTGttatatttcattatttatccgtcatatttcattcctaaacTAACTTATATTctcgtgtatatatatagttgttgTATCTCAATACAGAGGGTCATTCAAATAATGTATACACAATTCTCTGTAGCCCTTCTTTGTTATTGTTCTTTGGTCTCTGTTATCACTCTCTTCTAGTAGGTGATTGATTTCAAGTACCTTTACTGGTTGATAGTTGATTTCGACTATTTTAACTAGTTCGCTCGAGaataactattatttttcttcatcaatcaaatagataaattattttttatataaacacttATAGTCGTCTGCCCTTTCAAAAGCCAATGTCCCACACCACTCTACGTACTTCGATCCCAAATCATGTAAACACCCTATGCATTAATATAACAATATACTTTTCGCAGATgagttgtttatatatttttggctCATCACCGTCGTCTCGCATTATAAAACTTAGAGACAGAGAACAAAgtcaaattttattgttgacTATCTACGGGCAGCTCTTCTGCTTGGTTTTGCGTGCATATTAGCCAGAACTACCCTTTCCCTTTCCCAACAcaatagaaaaggaaatgatgtATAGAAGCTATGCCCACACTCCCAGCAGCAGAGTATAGAGAGACTACCTCCTCTCTTTTCCTTGTGTATATTATATACTTCAGTGGGAAGCAATGACAAACAAGGCTATGTACCTGTGCTTGGTTCTCTAGAGCACTATGTATAACGAAAAATGAGCCAAAATATCTATCACAATTATGGTaattaagtgtgtgtgtgatgaGCTTGGCAAGTAGACAAAGGGAACTTTCATAGTGTAGTATATATTGCACTCGATATCAGTACTCGATCGGTGCTGGCAATAGTCACCCACTCCAGATCTAACCTTAGTTCATTAACAGTCAAGTTAAAATATGTAAGGGTTCCAAGAACCGCGCCCTccctctctatttatttatatatatattttttaaagaagggATTATTTAAGTCCATGTATCCATGGTCTTCAACGTGTATGCATTAGATCCAATACTCAAGTTACGAACGTGCAATACttctttgttttgataaaactaTGGCATTGACTTGTTCTAAGCAATACTGTCGATCACCGTGAGGGGCGGAGCAATTGACAAGTTCATTTTCCATCAAATATAAACGAtaggagattttttttattattaactttattATATTCCTTAACATAGCCTCGCAAAAGGTTTTTCTAATCTCTAAAACAGCACTACTACGGATTAACTCTGGTGctaaaaactagaaattaaaatCTAAGATAGAGAAGAACAAAATTAAGGAAGAGAGAGGAAACATGATCCGACTGCATAAGCCAAGCAAGTAGTATTAATCCTTAATTAGCTCTATTGCATAAGTAAGTTCCTGATTATTGCAGCTTGGGCTGTATCAGTTGTTTCCAATAGCTCAGACAGCCGCTCGCTAAGATCACCAACCTCTCTATGCAAGCTTTTAATATAGTTGCATGTCTCCTGCAAGATCTTGGCAGCCGAAACCTtcgaagaataaaaataaaata
This window contains:
- the LOC7483439 gene encoding transcription factor PRE3 produces the protein MSSRRSRSRQSSSSRISDDQILDLVTKLQQLLPEIRNRRSDKVSAAKILQETCNYIKSLHREVGDLSERLSELLETTDTAQAAIIRNLLMQ